ATATTAGCAGAATATAATTATAAGGATTGGGATATTAAGGTAAGCGAACCAAACAAAGTACCACAAGATTGGTGAAGTAAATGGAGGATGAAATAATGAGTTGTGAAAACTGTCAAAGTAAGGATACATGTAAATCTAAGGATGAAGGATGTAAAGAAGAAAGTTTGAAGTTAACACCTAGATATGGAAAGATAAAAAATGTTATAGGTGTTATAAGTGGAAAAGGTGGCGTTGGTAAATCAACGGTTACTGGAATTATGGCAACTATGTTAGCTAAGAAAGGCTATAAGGTAGGGGTTTTAGATGCAGATATTACGGGACCGTCCATGCCAAGGTTTTTTGGTGTTAATAGTAAAAGAGCAACTATAATTCCTTTAGAAAATGATATGGTAAGATTTGAACCTGTAGAAACAGAAAGTGGAATAAAGGTGATTTCTATGAATCTTTTAACCGCAGTAGAAGATGAACCCGTTATTTGGAGAGGTCCTGTGATTACAGGAGTATTAAAGCAAATGTTTATAGAGACTAATTGGGAAGAACTAGACTATTTGCTTATAGATATGCCGCCAGGTACTGGAGATATAGCTTTAACTGTAATGCAAGAGTTTCCAA
The DNA window shown above is from Clostridium beijerinckii and carries:
- a CDS encoding sodium:proton antiporter codes for the protein MSCENCQSKDTCKSKDEGCKEESLKLTPRYGKIKNVIGVISGKGGVGKSTVTGIMATMLAKKGYKVGVLDADITGPSMPRFFGVNSKRATIIPLENDMVRFEPVETESGIKVISMNLLTAVEDEPVIWRGPVITGVLKQMFIETNWEELDYLLIDMPPGTGDIALTVMQEFPINEIVIVSTPQDMVSMIVKKVVIMAQKIGIKIKGVVENMAYINCPDCDKKIRVFSRKSSDENAQYLGLPLIGELPINIELTEALEEGKAEEYVRENSLYSLIFEGLY